The following is a genomic window from Nocardioides thalensis.
TGGCGCCCATGCGTCGTACTGCCGTCCTGGCCTGTGCCCTCCTGGGTCTCGCTCCGCTGCTCGCGGCGTGCAGCGACGACGAGGAGGCGGGTGCGACCGACGTCGGCGACGTGATCCCGGCCAACGAGGACGACCAGTTCGAGGGGCCGCGCGCGTCGACGGTGCTCGTGCCGTCCGGGCAGCTGAAGGTGTGGCTGGGCAAGCCCGTCGACGCGGTGGAGCGCAACGACACCCGCCAGCTCGAGGAGCTCCAGGCGCCCGCCGGCGCGAGCCTGGTGCCGATCACCTGGCGGATGGAGAGCGCGTTCCCCGACGCGGCCGGGTTCCTCGGCGAGACGCCCGCGGTCGGCATCGACCTGGTCACCGACGGCGAGTCCTACCGGCTGCCCGCGCCCGACCCGGAGTCCGAGGCGGGCGAGTCGTTCTACGTCGTGGCCGACGGCGACGCCACGGACGTCAGCCTGGACGTCGAGTTCGACGGCGTCACCCAGACGGTCGACCTCCGGACCCGCAAGCGCGACGCCGGCCGCGCGGAGGCCCTTTACGACCTTGACGAGGCGCGGCTGCGGCCCGAGGACTGCGGCTCCGACGACTGGCACGACGAGCGGATCGTCTACGCGTGCGAGCTGACCGGGCCGCTCCTGCTCCCCTACGCCAACGGCGAGTGGGCCGACAAGGGCCACCAGTGGCTCGCCGTGCGGCTGCACACCACGCTGCGCCAGTGGGTCATCGCCGACGGCGAGGGCGGCGGGGCGCTCTACATCGGCGGGCGCACCAAGCTGGACGCGACGCTCGACGAGGAGAAGCCGGTCGCGACGTTCGACGGCGCGCTCAACGAGTGCCCGGTGCCGGGCAACGCGTCGTGCATGGCCGAGCGCCTGCTGATCTTCGACGTCGAGGAGGGCGACGTGCCCACCAAGCTCGAGGTCGACCAGGAGTACAAGCTGGCCCTGCTCAACCGCTGGGGCGGCTACTCCCCCAAGGAGCGCCTGACCGACTCCGTCGGCGGCAGCCTGAGGTTCGACCTGCCGAAGGACTGACGGGGCTCAGGCGCCCAGCGCGGCGGGCAGCGTCGCGGTCCAGGCCGCGCGCAGCTCCTCCAGGGGTACGTCGAAGACGCCCTCGACGACGAGCGCGTCGCCGCCGGTGGCGCCGATCTCGGCGACCGGCACGCCGTGGGCCTCGGCGGATCCGACGATCTCCGCGACCTGGTCGGCGCGCACCGTGACGATCGCGCGCGCTGCCGACTCGGAGAACAGCTGGACGAACGGGTCACCGTCGAGGGTCACGGTCGCGCCGATGCCGCTCACCATCGCGCTCTCGGCGAGCGCCTGCGCGAGCCCGCCGTCGGAGAGGTCGTGCGCGCTCTTGACGATGCCGACGACGTCCGCCAGCACCTGGGCGAGCCGACGCTCGGCAGCGAGGTCGACCTGCGGCGGGAGGCCGCCGAGGTGGCCGTGCACCACGTGGGCCCACTCCGAGCCGGAGAGCTCCTCGCGGGTGGTGCCGAGGAGCAGGATCCGCTCGTCGGCCGCCTGGAACGACGACGGGGTGCGGCGCCGTACGTCGTCGATCACGCCGAGCACGGCGACGACCGGCGTCGGGAGGATCGCAGTCTCGCCGGTCTGGTTGTAGAGGCTGACGTTGCCGCCGGTGACCGGGATGCCGAGCTCGACGCAGGCGTCCTTCAGGCCGCGACAGGCCTCGGCGAACTGCCACATGACGTCGGTGTCCTCGGGCGAGCCGAAGTTGAGGCAGTCGCTGACCGCGAGCGGCCGGGCGCCGCCGGTGGCGACGTTGCGGTAGGACTCGACGAGCGCGAGCTGGGCGCCGGCGTAGGGGTCGAGCTTCGCGAACCGGCCGTTGCAGTCGGTGGCGACCGAGACCCCGAGGTGGGTCTCCTCGTCGACGCGGATCATGCCGCTGTCGGCGGGCTGCGCGAGGACGGTGTTGCCGAGGACGTAGCGGTCGTACTGGTCGGTGATCCACGACTTGTCGCAGAGGTTCGGGCTGGCGACCAGCTTGAGCAGGGTGTCGCGGAGCTCGGCGCCGGTCGTGGGCCGCGGCAGTGCCTCGGCGGCGTCGGCTTGGAGCGCGTCCTGCCAGTCCGGCCGGGCGAACGGCCGCTGGTAGACGGGGCCCTCGTGGGCGACGGTGCGCGGCGGCACGTCGACGATCGTCTCGCCGTGCCAGGTGATCTCGAGCCGGCCGGTGGTGGTGACCTCGCCGATGTCGACCGCCTCGACGTCCCACTTCGCGCAGATCGCGAGGAACTCGGCGACGTCGCCCGGCTCGACGACGGCCATCATCCGCTCCTGGCTCTCGCTCATGAGGATCTCCTCGGGCGAGAGGGTGGAGTCGCGCAGCGGGACCCGGTCGAGCTCGCAGCGCATCCCGCCGTCACCGGCCGAGGCGAGCTCGGA
Proteins encoded in this region:
- the purL gene encoding phosphoribosylformylglycinamidine synthase subunit PurL, producing the protein MLDTVSVASDDPDREQPWAELGLKADEYQRIREILGRRPTGAELAMYSVMWSEHCSYKSSKVHLKQFGEIPQETPVGKMLAGIGENAGVIDIGQGYAVTFKVESHNHPSYVEPYQGAATGVGGIVRDILAMGARPVAVMDPLRFGPLEADDTHRVLPGIVAGVGGYGNCLGLPNIGGEAVFDETYLGNPLVNALCVGVLKHEDLHLAKASGTGNRVMLYGARTGGDGIGGVSVLASETFDADGPAKRPSVQVGDPFMEKLLIECTLELFRAGVVAGIQDLGGAGLSCATSELASAGDGGMRCELDRVPLRDSTLSPEEILMSESQERMMAVVEPGDVAEFLAICAKWDVEAVDIGEVTTTGRLEITWHGETIVDVPPRTVAHEGPVYQRPFARPDWQDALQADAAEALPRPTTGAELRDTLLKLVASPNLCDKSWITDQYDRYVLGNTVLAQPADSGMIRVDEETHLGVSVATDCNGRFAKLDPYAGAQLALVESYRNVATGGARPLAVSDCLNFGSPEDTDVMWQFAEACRGLKDACVELGIPVTGGNVSLYNQTGETAILPTPVVAVLGVIDDVRRRTPSSFQAADERILLLGTTREELSGSEWAHVVHGHLGGLPPQVDLAAERRLAQVLADVVGIVKSAHDLSDGGLAQALAESAMVSGIGATVTLDGDPFVQLFSESAARAIVTVRADQVAEIVGSAEAHGVPVAEIGATGGDALVVEGVFDVPLEELRAAWTATLPAALGA